AGCTGGACCAGCTTTGCCGCGCTCACGCTCGATACGCCGTACCGGCTCGCGCTCTCAAGCGGCGTGTGGGAGGCGACGACAAGCGAGGCGCTCATTGATGGCGCGTTTGATCGCACGATGACGCTTCAGAGCGTGTATCGGCGGACGAGCGATAGTGATATCGTTGCGTCAACCTCGCTCGCGAGCAAGGCGATCGACCCCGACGCGCGGTACGTTTTAGTGCGCCTCAGCTGGAGCCCGCTGCCGTTCTCCGAGGCCTCTGCGGAGGCATTTGAGGCAGGCTCCACAGACGGGGATCTTGGGGGCTTTCCGTCAAATAACGGCGGCAATGGCGACATCGCGCAGGGTTTCACCGTGCCTGCCGGGAGCGACATCGTGGTGCCGCGCGTGGAGCTTTATCTGCGTCGTGTAACCGCCGCACCATCTGATTTGTACCTTGAAATCCGAAGCGGCTCGACGGTAGGGCCCGTCGTTGCGACGTCCGCGACGCTTGATGGCGCGTCCCTGCCTGCGACACTGTTGTGGACTTCATTTACTTTTCCGACACGGCCGACGCTCACCGGGGGCGTTCTCTACCACCTGCGCCTTCGGAGTGATCCCGATTCGACCGTCGCATTTTCCGGTTCGATCGGAACGATTCATTGGGGCTATCTACAGGCTGACCCGAGCCCCTACGGAGGCGGCATCGCGCGACGATACGTTGGACGTCTTGGGAATCCACTGGACGAAGGTCAGGCGCTCGATCAGTACGACTTTTCGTTTCGTGTCTACAAGGAAGTGCCGGGCGGTTTTGCTGAGGCAATCGAGTACACGACACACCTTGTGAATTTGTTTGAGACACCGTAGGCGAAATTTTCAATTTTCAATTTTGCAATTTTCAATAAATTTTCAATGAATCAATTTTCAAACACGTAACCACTCACCTTCGTACACAACCGCGTAACAAAGCCGTCATTGCGAGGAGCAAGATCCCTTCGCTTCGCTCGGGACAGGCTCCGCAATTCAGAGTCAGTACGTAAAACCCCTGGATTGCTTCGCTCCTTTTAGTCGCTCGCAAAG
This genomic window from bacterium contains:
- a CDS encoding prepilin-type N-terminal cleavage/methylation domain-containing protein, which translates into the protein MLLTTKPPRGFSLVEVVVGSAIILIVLGGLIAAFTRYAATLFRTTDRVQATYLAEEGIEVARILRDASWTSFAALTLDTPYRLALSSGVWEATTSEALIDGAFDRTMTLQSVYRRTSDSDIVASTSLASKAIDPDARYVLVRLSWSPLPFSEASAEAFEAGSTDGDLGGFPSNNGGNGDIAQGFTVPAGSDIVVPRVELYLRRVTAAPSDLYLEIRSGSTVGPVVATSATLDGASLPATLLWTSFTFPTRPTLTGGVLYHLRLRSDPDSTVAFSGSIGTIHWGYLQADPSPYGGGIARRYVGRLGNPLDEGQALDQYDFSFRVYKEVPGGFAEAIEYTTHLVNLFETP